A single window of Culicoides brevitarsis isolate CSIRO-B50_1 chromosome 3, AGI_CSIRO_Cbre_v1, whole genome shotgun sequence DNA harbors:
- the LOC134835561 gene encoding LOW QUALITY PROTEIN: homeobox protein slou (The sequence of the model RefSeq protein was modified relative to this genomic sequence to represent the inferred CDS: substituted 1 base at 1 genomic stop codon), whose protein sequence is KKLKXNKMVMMHSPKSDAGQPSSPVSSNNSENNNRADNVSPLPSNPVAVPIPVKNKMQEISHPIAINPLRFQASEHQDASESKPFDIKNPKFTIISPSNKENTNIRAIPPSALSVLGSAEHPHHIIFPDHLHAHPHHPQQQQQQEPSAKFSIERLKQLADHNITRLSPSNNDDSKYSIDHTKELPLPPSSVNHPPSSVNASTIISPVTTVLTPTLGNALVPPHSQFGLKYLTGHADIMDMERFRLARAAISNGKDLSDFGFRIQLGGLQTNYARSDTSEELNVDGDGDSSQDGNSTCPVDLTRSLDHNNKLNNGHHASINLHHNHSSSSDTESEIPPKRLAFSVENILDPNKFTGKNKLEFTQNHNNNRIWNGSAAFDMRDDMSRDRFDDDQSESHSGKDDMDHDDMGDDTMGSDMEDHMSDSDSKKEGGEGGSKGSSSKPRRARTAFTYEQLVSLENKFKTTRYLSVCERLNLALSLSLTETQVKIWFQNRRTKWKKQNPGMDVNSPTVPPPGNNGFGPGSYAGSLLYPHAVPYAPYGPYFHPLGAHHLGHSHT, encoded by the exons aaaaaattaaaataaaataaaatggtgaTGATGCATTCGCCAAAATCAGATGCTGGACAACCAAGCAGTCCAGTGTCATCGAATAAcagtgaaaataataatcgtgCGGATAATGTATCGCCTCTTCCTTCAAATCCCGTCGCTGTTCCAATTcccgtgaaaaataaaatgcaagaaattaGTCATCCAATTGCGATAAATCCTCTGCGTTTTCAAGCCTCGGAGCATCAAGACGCGAGTGAATCGAAACcctttgacataaaaaacCCCAAATTTACGATAATCTCGCCGAGTAACAAGGAAAACACAAATATTCGTGCAATCCCTCCAAGTGCGCTTTCCGTTCTCGGATCCGCCGAACATCCGCATCACATAATTTTTCCCGATCATCTCCATGCCCATCCGCATCAtccgcagcaacaacaacaacaagaaccaAGTGCCAAATTCTCGATAGAACGATTAAAACAACTCGCCGATCACAATATAACGCGTCTCAGTCCCTCGAATAACGACGATAGCAAATATTCCATTGACCATACGAAGGAATTGCCGCTGCCTCCGTCGTCTGTCAATCATCCGCCGTCATCCGTAAATGCCTCGACAATTATCTCGCCCGTAACGACAGTTCTAACGCCTACGTTGGGAAATGCCTTAGTGCCGCCGCATTCGCAATTTGGACTCAAATATCTGACGGGACATGCGGATATTATGGATATGGAGAGATTTCGGTTGGCACGCGCTGCAATAAGTAACGGGAAGGATTTGAGCGATTTTGGCTTTAGGATACAGTTGGGAGGATTACAAACGAATTATGCACGCAGTGATACGAGCGAAGAACTGAATGTCGATGGCGACGGCGATAGTTCGCAGGATGGCAATTCG acaTGTCCCGTTGATCTCACACGTTCCTTAGACCATAACAACAAGCTCAATAACGGGCATCATGCAAGCATAAATTTGCATCACAATCACTCGAGTTCTTCCGATACCGAAAGTGAAATTCCGCCAAAACGTCTCGCCTTCTCCGTGGAAAATATCCTCGATCCCAACAAGTTTACGGGTAAAAATAAGCTTGAATTTACACAAAATCACAACAACAACCGAATATGGAACGGAAGCGCAGCGTTCGATATGCGAGACGACATGAGTCGAGACCGTTTCGACGACGATCAAAGTGAATCACATTCAG GCAAGGATGACATGGATCACGATGATATGGGCGACGACACGATGGGAAGTGATATGGAAGATCATATGAGTGATTCGGATTCGAAGAAGGAAGGCGGAGAAGGAGGCAGCAAAGGGAGCAGTTCAAAGCCAAGAag gGCTCGTACGGCATTTACATATGAGCAACTCGTGTCACTCGAGAATAAATTCAAGACAACGCGATATCTCTCCGTTTGTGAAAGGCTGAATCTCGCACTGAGTCTCAGTTTGACAGAAACTCAG gtGAAAATTTGGTTCCAAAATCGTCGTACAAAATGGAAAAAGCAGAATCCCGGCATGGATGTCAATAGTCCGACAGTTCCTCCGCCAGGCAATAACGGTTTCGGGCCCGGATCGTATGCTGGCAGTTTGTTGTATCCACACGCTGTGCCATATGCGCCATACGGTCCGTATTTCCATCCCTTGGGCGCACATCATCTGGGACATTCACACACATAG
- the LOC134833800 gene encoding ribonuclease Oy, which produces MKFHNSFGIYLFLIFFIKYQCRANVLAEKDEPLKHDFDIFIFTQSWPVSVCLKWKEKSHANQCTLPSPKEIWTIHGIWPTKLNTIGPNFCNHSDPFDINQIKPIQGQLEQFWMNVEKNTPLEQLWSHEWEKHGTCAAQLPSLDNENKYFGQGLKWLQKYSMSSLLSQANIQPGGAYNLTDIYDGLKSELGTDFAVECMFDRQSGKSYLIEIRICFTKELNLTDCDGILLNNNSSKGWQKVKNIITNCNVHKEIEYPSVVPRKYEEENSGWKFPFVNLYKLVKMLQWITL; this is translated from the exons atgaaatttcataattcgttcgggatttatttgtttttaatattttttatcaaatatcaatGCAG agccAACGTACTTGCCGAAAAAGACGAACCGTTGAAACACGACtttgatatatttatatttacacaAAGTTGGCCCGTGAGCGTTTGTTTGAAATGGAAGGAAAAAAGTCACGCAAATCAATGTACGTTACCGTCGCCAAAGGAAATTTGGACAATTCATGGTATTTGGCCCACGAAACTCAACACAATTGGTCCGAACTTCTGTAATCACTCGGATCCGTTCGATATAAACCAAATAAAGCCTATTCAAGGGCAATTGGAGCAATTTTGGATGAATGTCGAGAAAAACACGCCTTTGGAGCAACTTTGGAGTCACGAATGGGAAAAACATGGAACGTGCGCTGCTCAACTTCCATCTCTCGACAAtgagaacaaatattttggaCAAGGCCTGAAATGGTTGCAAAAATATAGCATGTCTTCGTTATTATCACAAGCAAATATTCAACCTGGAGGTGCTTATAATCTCACCGATATTTACGATGGACTCAAATCTGAGCTTGGAACTGATTTTGCTGTTGAATGCATGTTCGATCGACAATCCGGAAAAAGTTATCTCATCGAAATCCGAATTTGTTTCACAAAAGAACTCAATTTGACGGATTGCGATGGTATTTTACTCAATAACAACAGCAGCAAAGGATGGCAGAAAGTCAAGAACATCATAACGAACTGCAATGTTCATAAAGAGATCGAATATCCGAGTGTCGTACCGCGAAAGTACGAAGAGGAAAATAGCGGATGGAAATTTCCGTTTGTTAACTTGTACAAATTGGTTAAGATGCTGCAATGGATCACGCTGTAA